A single window of Candidatus Bathyarchaeota archaeon DNA harbors:
- a CDS encoding ATP/GTP-binding protein, with product MQILFIGPAGSGKTNLVKKFGEWLEVHSNSSLSYINLDPGCLMVPYKCDYDIRDHITIMEIMEKEKLGPSGAMVRGAELTNKSIKRIIKSINDAQSEFVLIDTPGQSEIFVFQSAGPAICDQLKTISATMCVYVIDGISTDNGINVAAALSLSLASRLRLGIPTVNVLNKSDLINNDKILKMFSDYNYLKKEIEEEEHGTMKGLALNFVEALKSLSTSQRLVKVSAKTGEGMSQLFDLINESLCECGDLS from the coding sequence ATGCAAATTCTCTTCATTGGACCAGCTGGATCAGGAAAAACTAATTTGGTTAAGAAATTTGGTGAATGGTTAGAGGTTCACTCTAATTCATCACTATCATACATAAACTTAGATCCCGGATGCTTAATGGTTCCATACAAGTGCGACTATGATATACGAGATCATATCACTATAATGGAAATAATGGAAAAAGAAAAACTTGGACCTAGTGGAGCTATGGTAAGAGGAGCGGAATTAACTAATAAGTCCATTAAAAGGATTATCAAAAGTATAAATGATGCTCAAAGTGAATTCGTTTTAATAGATACACCCGGCCAGAGCGAAATATTCGTATTCCAATCTGCTGGACCAGCGATATGTGATCAATTGAAAACCATCTCTGCAACAATGTGCGTTTATGTAATTGATGGAATTTCAACGGATAATGGAATTAATGTAGCAGCTGCACTCTCATTATCACTTGCATCACGACTGAGGTTAGGTATACCGACTGTGAACGTGCTAAACAAGTCTGATTTGATAAACAATGATAAAATTTTGAAAATGTTTTCTGATTACAATTATTTGAAAAAAGAGATAGAAGAGGAAGAGCATGGCACAATGAAAGGATTAGCATTAAACTTTGTGGAAGCATTGAAATCTCTTTCTACATCGCAAAGGCTCGTTAAGGTTTCAGCTAAAACAGGTGAAGGTATGAGTCAACTTTTCGATTTGATAAATGAGAGTTTATGTGAGTGTGGAGACCTGTCTTAA
- a CDS encoding AAA family ATPase, giving the protein MSKTEKVQTGIPGLDEMLYGGLPKGRVILLVGGPGTGKTIFTTQFLMHGIRELGENGIFVSLDESKNHYLTEMNSFGWDLENLEKEKKWCFIDASPIKEESKSETGKITVGNKDFTMSNLIEEIQKKAKEINAQRIIVDPLTSLVFHYPESIKRRSAVLKLIDALTKTNATSIVTTELKTSGLERSIVLEEYLSHGVVILQTLHIGKESTRAFRIEKMRGTPIDPKIRPYRITENGIEIYPQESVFYGVGEA; this is encoded by the coding sequence TTGTCTAAAACAGAAAAAGTTCAGACCGGAATACCTGGACTTGATGAAATGCTTTATGGCGGTCTTCCAAAGGGTAGGGTTATATTACTGGTTGGTGGACCTGGTACGGGTAAAACGATTTTTACCACTCAATTTTTAATGCATGGCATTAGAGAACTAGGTGAAAATGGTATCTTCGTAAGTCTTGATGAAAGCAAGAACCACTATTTGACGGAAATGAATTCTTTCGGGTGGGATCTTGAGAATCTTGAAAAAGAAAAAAAATGGTGCTTTATTGACGCCTCACCAATCAAAGAAGAATCTAAATCCGAGACTGGCAAGATTACTGTTGGAAATAAAGATTTCACAATGTCTAATTTGATTGAAGAAATTCAAAAAAAAGCTAAAGAGATTAATGCACAAAGAATAATAGTTGATCCACTCACCTCTCTAGTTTTTCACTATCCTGAATCCATCAAAAGAAGATCGGCTGTATTGAAACTTATTGATGCGTTGACCAAAACCAATGCAACCAGTATAGTTACAACTGAATTAAAGACGAGTGGGCTTGAAAGAAGTATAGTATTAGAGGAATATTTATCCCACGGAGTTGTCATACTTCAAACACTCCACATAGGAAAGGAATCTACCAGAGCTTTTCGTATTGAGAAGATGAGAGGAACACCTATAGATCCAAAAATAAGACCTTATAGAATAACTGAAAATGGAATCGAGATCTACCCTCAAGAAAGTGTCTTCTATGGCGTTGGCGAGGCTTAG
- the argH gene encoding argininosuccinate lyase — MYRSRLRGEPDSIAMKYMSSALIDDWILEEDIDNTEAHDIMLYEQGIIRLDDLEKILEKLEEIRVKFLKKEISIPLDVEDVHEFLEHYVTIGTSIEVGGKIHTGRSRNDQVATDIRLKVRSELNKVSQGIQDLIENLISLAKENIHTIMVVYTHTQHAQIGTFAHYLNAHIDHLLRDLDRIEDCYKRVNLNPLGSCAISGSSFKLDRTRTTELLGFEGLVENSIDAVSSRDFALEAVSILATLMSNLSRISNDIILWSTSEFGYVEIADEYASTSSAMPQKKNPCTLELIRAKTSIVYGNLVELLTIMKGLPTGYNRDLQETKPPLRMSFQITKDTLELLTRIFSSIIINKERIRKNANDSYATAIDLAEELVRQGLSFREAHKVVGESVKTLVDANKKLIELSPEILDRSIKKIIERKLTINFEKLRNVLNPENALSKRLTRGSANPQEVKRMIKVRERDLASSKLKLGKRIGKIDKSKKLLSKTVNKILS, encoded by the coding sequence GTGTATAGATCTCGGTTGCGTGGGGAGCCCGATAGTATTGCGATGAAATACATGTCATCTGCTTTAATTGATGATTGGATATTGGAAGAAGATATCGACAATACTGAAGCCCATGATATCATGCTTTATGAGCAGGGAATAATTCGACTAGATGATTTAGAAAAGATCCTTGAAAAATTAGAGGAAATTCGGGTAAAATTCCTCAAAAAGGAGATATCCATTCCTTTGGATGTAGAAGATGTTCATGAGTTCTTGGAGCATTATGTTACAATAGGTACAAGTATCGAAGTAGGCGGAAAGATACATACGGGCAGGTCAAGAAATGACCAAGTTGCCACCGATATCAGATTGAAAGTCAGATCAGAATTGAATAAAGTGTCTCAAGGAATTCAAGATCTAATTGAGAATCTTATTTCGCTTGCAAAAGAGAATATTCATACTATAATGGTCGTATATACTCATACACAACATGCCCAGATAGGAACTTTTGCTCACTATCTCAATGCGCATATAGATCATCTATTAAGAGACTTAGATAGAATAGAAGATTGTTATAAAAGAGTAAACCTGAATCCTTTGGGTTCTTGCGCAATAAGTGGTTCTAGTTTCAAATTAGATAGAACAAGAACAACCGAATTATTAGGCTTTGAAGGTTTAGTAGAGAATTCTATAGATGCGGTGAGTTCACGGGATTTCGCTTTGGAAGCTGTTTCAATATTAGCTACTCTAATGTCGAATCTTAGTCGAATCTCAAACGATATAATTTTGTGGTCAACAAGTGAATTTGGATATGTGGAGATCGCAGATGAGTATGCCTCAACATCCAGCGCCATGCCACAGAAGAAAAACCCATGTACCCTTGAATTGATCAGAGCAAAGACATCAATAGTCTATGGTAACTTGGTAGAATTATTAACGATTATGAAGGGATTGCCCACAGGATATAATAGAGATTTACAGGAGACCAAACCACCGCTTAGAATGAGTTTCCAGATTACTAAAGATACTTTAGAATTATTGACGAGGATCTTTTCAAGTATCATAATAAATAAAGAAAGAATTCGAAAAAATGCAAACGATAGCTATGCTACAGCAATAGATCTGGCTGAAGAACTAGTAAGACAGGGCCTGTCTTTCAGAGAAGCCCATAAAGTAGTGGGAGAATCTGTAAAAACCTTAGTAGATGCCAATAAGAAATTAATTGAATTAAGCCCCGAAATTTTGGATAGATCAATAAAGAAAATAATAGAGAGGAAATTAACAATTAATTTTGAAAAACTGAGAAATGTTTTAAACCCTGAAAATGCATTAAGTAAACGCTTAACAAGGGGTAGCGCTAATCCCCAAGAAGTGAAGAGGATGATCAAAGTTAGGGAGAGAGATCTCGCCTCTTCCAAATTAAAGCTAGGAAAACGTATTGGGAAAATTGACAAATCAAAAAAATTGTTATCAAAAACTGTAAATAAAATATTGAGTTGA
- a CDS encoding hydrogenase small subunit has protein sequence MKITRRDFIKLSTVMTTGAVIEYYTSDLRKIFKAVAQQEVNVIWLQGSQDSGCTVSMLQGANPDLIDVITDFRLSLNYQPSIMIAEGEEALNRLKDAADGKPSPDLLIVEGGVPEGYFCTVGEIDGDPVPFEEWVKLLGAKASQVVALGSCAAFGGIPSGDPNPTNVRPVSEIIPEKTVVNLPGCPPHPDWVILTLANVLQGIPPELDEYNRPKAFYGKTVHEACSRLGYYEAGQFAESFEDPECLFRLGCKGPISHGECPSRLWNNGVNMCTLGGVPCRACVEPTFPDPPLSPFYSWEIIEPTTPEFPVDPMIVAGAATAAVAAGAGAYALQRRGKRKAQAKKK, from the coding sequence ATGAAAATAACTCGAAGAGATTTTATCAAACTTAGCACCGTTATGACTACTGGCGCTGTAATTGAATATTATACTTCTGATCTTCGCAAGATCTTCAAAGCAGTAGCACAGCAAGAAGTTAATGTAATATGGCTTCAAGGGTCTCAAGACAGTGGATGTACAGTTTCGATGTTACAGGGTGCGAATCCTGATCTAATTGATGTAATAACAGATTTTAGACTATCTTTAAACTATCAGCCATCTATCATGATCGCTGAAGGAGAAGAGGCTTTAAACAGGTTAAAAGACGCTGCTGATGGTAAACCCTCACCCGATCTCTTAATTGTTGAGGGCGGCGTTCCTGAAGGCTACTTCTGCACTGTAGGAGAGATAGATGGTGATCCTGTTCCTTTTGAAGAATGGGTGAAACTATTAGGAGCTAAAGCAAGTCAAGTAGTAGCACTCGGATCATGCGCTGCCTTTGGAGGAATACCTTCAGGAGATCCAAATCCTACTAACGTTAGACCAGTAAGTGAGATCATTCCTGAAAAGACAGTAGTAAATTTGCCTGGTTGTCCACCACATCCTGATTGGGTAATATTAACTCTTGCCAATGTTCTGCAAGGCATCCCTCCTGAATTAGATGAATATAATCGGCCAAAAGCATTCTACGGTAAAACGGTTCACGAAGCATGCTCAAGGCTAGGATATTATGAAGCGGGACAATTTGCAGAATCTTTTGAAGATCCTGAATGCTTATTTAGACTTGGATGTAAAGGCCCAATATCACATGGTGAATGCCCATCAAGATTATGGAATAATGGAGTAAATATGTGTACTTTAGGTGGAGTACCATGCCGAGCCTGTGTAGAGCCCACCTTTCCAGATCCGCCCTTAAGCCCATTCTATTCTTGGGAAATCATCGAGCCTACTACACCTGAATTCCCAGTAGATCCAATGATTGTTGCAGGGGCTGCAACCGCTGCAGTTGCTGCAGGTGCTGGGGCTTATGCATTACAAAGACGAGGTAAAAGAAAAGCTCAGGCAAAGAAAAAATAA
- a CDS encoding ParA family protein — MGKAIAIHSYKGGTGKTIIAANLAHLFAKEGKNVFLIDYDCRSPSQHILFKEQSKKFFNDFLEGKMNLLDVSTEMSSKYNTKGKFTVAFSNPSASAIFGAILKDKKWEANAYQRIASAKDELLNKHGYDYFILDTSPGIYFASVNAIVASDLMLLIMKPTEFDFTGTKELIHGIQDKLSKQRLLILNNYVVQEDSDEESIRKDLESNFDFKLGHMIPHFCDLLIHGTKGLLAINKPEHEFLKHIDALSKKI, encoded by the coding sequence ATGGGTAAAGCAATAGCTATTCATTCTTATAAGGGTGGTACAGGAAAGACAATTATTGCTGCTAACCTTGCGCATCTTTTTGCAAAAGAAGGAAAAAATGTCTTTTTAATTGATTATGATTGCCGTTCACCAAGTCAGCATATATTATTCAAAGAACAGTCTAAAAAATTCTTTAATGATTTTCTTGAAGGAAAAATGAATTTATTAGACGTTTCCACTGAAATGAGTTCTAAATACAATACTAAAGGAAAATTCACTGTTGCTTTTTCAAATCCGTCCGCATCAGCAATATTTGGTGCAATACTCAAGGATAAAAAATGGGAAGCAAACGCTTATCAAAGAATTGCCAGCGCAAAAGACGAATTATTGAATAAACACGGTTACGATTATTTTATCCTCGATACTAGTCCAGGAATATACTTTGCGTCGGTAAACGCCATTGTTGCAAGTGATTTGATGCTTTTAATAATGAAGCCTACCGAATTTGATTTTACAGGAACTAAAGAACTTATTCATGGAATCCAAGATAAACTTAGTAAACAAAGACTTCTGATATTGAATAATTATGTAGTCCAAGAAGATAGTGATGAGGAAAGCATTCGAAAAGATCTAGAGAGCAATTTTGATTTTAAATTGGGACATATGATACCCCACTTCTGCGATCTATTAATTCATGGAACCAAAGGTTTGTTAGCTATAAATAAACCTGAACATGAATTTCTAAAGCATATTGATGCCCTATCTAAAAAAATCTAA
- a CDS encoding AEC family transporter, translated as MDNVVLRTTIPIIILIAAGLLSKRTGVLKQGDERVLSAYVYYFALPALFIVNLAETIFSIEAFRYIIAGIIPILIISFIIIAISIILGLKKDTIFLLIFSSIFGSLAFFGIPFIIFAFPMGEGERLATLSAASISVVVVPMLITILELRGLKKSAKFEGVKYVFRRLSKNPLILSVILGTLLSLIGITIPAVISTALHMLGGTSAAVAIFMLGAFLYGRKYGQIIKAMELSLLRIIFLPLLALLILKLFNLSDLEKSVIVLMHSMPLAVSTVILSERYNFFKEVVASLVLITNFGAIIYLNLWLFILGIQ; from the coding sequence ATGGACAATGTAGTTCTTAGGACCACAATTCCAATAATTATTCTTATTGCAGCAGGCCTGCTTTCTAAGAGAACCGGTGTTCTAAAACAAGGTGATGAAAGAGTTCTTAGTGCATATGTATACTATTTTGCACTACCAGCTTTGTTTATTGTTAATCTTGCTGAGACTATATTTTCAATCGAAGCTTTTAGATATATAATCGCAGGGATTATACCAATACTTATAATATCATTCATAATTATTGCCATTTCTATTATTCTTGGATTAAAGAAGGATACTATATTCTTACTGATCTTCAGTTCTATTTTTGGAAGTTTAGCTTTCTTTGGCATACCCTTTATTATCTTTGCTTTCCCTATGGGGGAAGGTGAGCGACTGGCAACGTTATCTGCAGCCTCAATATCGGTTGTAGTAGTCCCTATGCTTATCACAATCCTTGAATTGCGAGGGCTGAAGAAATCTGCGAAATTTGAAGGAGTAAAATATGTTTTTAGAAGGCTTTCGAAGAATCCATTAATTCTATCGGTTATTTTAGGAACTCTTCTATCTCTTATAGGTATTACAATCCCAGCAGTCATATCGACTGCTTTACATATGTTGGGCGGTACATCTGCTGCGGTAGCAATTTTTATGCTAGGCGCTTTCCTATATGGTAGGAAATACGGACAGATCATAAAAGCCATGGAATTAAGTCTTCTAAGAATAATATTCTTGCCCTTATTGGCGCTTCTCATTTTGAAATTGTTTAATCTGTCTGATTTGGAGAAATCAGTTATAGTGCTTATGCACAGCATGCCTCTTGCCGTTTCCACTGTAATTCTAAGTGAACGTTATAATTTCTTCAAAGAAGTAGTGGCTTCTTTGGTTTTAATTACCAACTTCGGAGCAATCATATACTTGAATTTATGGCTTTTCATCTTAGGAATTCAATGA
- a CDS encoding nickel-dependent hydrogenase large subunit, whose protein sequence is MSETFVVDPVTRLEGHLKVKVEIENDEIVDAQCIGTLYRGIETILVGRDPRDAPIITCAICGVCHETHQMTSSFCLEDAAGITLPANAYAIRNIIETATTIYSHLLSILALCGPDYDFYGLGNDNYNQIYREVIIPAQRLCHQIIAIFGGKTPHHWSSVAGGETKKPTAETRTAILERLNQIEETFKQHAPTILGYLDDNQELKEYGVGPNNFISYGVYRDPDNPEDEDLFYFKRGIISNGEKQEFNVKQITEDVTYSWYTEESAGNPEVEIPPEPQYGKLTRTGEKAYTWAKAPRYKGKAFEVGPLARMIVSGLYTPKSPHGASVYDRIYARALEIEKLIEAMPIWVSKLKPGEPTSTKYEVPTSASGLGLWEAPRGALGHWIQIEDKKISRYQIITPTAWNCSPKDSSGQNGPIEQALIGTQITDTENKKEVVNTIRSFDPCLACTVHLIHAGKELKTISI, encoded by the coding sequence ATGTCAGAGACTTTTGTAGTAGACCCTGTAACTAGACTTGAAGGTCATTTAAAGGTAAAAGTTGAAATTGAAAACGATGAAATTGTAGACGCACAGTGTATAGGCACTCTATATAGAGGCATTGAAACGATATTGGTGGGAAGGGATCCCCGAGACGCCCCTATTATTACTTGTGCAATCTGTGGAGTTTGTCATGAAACACATCAGATGACATCTTCTTTTTGCTTAGAAGATGCTGCTGGTATTACGCTTCCAGCAAATGCTTATGCTATCAGGAATATAATTGAGACTGCTACTACGATTTATTCCCATCTACTGAGCATTCTAGCCCTTTGTGGTCCGGATTATGATTTTTACGGTTTAGGGAACGATAATTATAATCAAATATATAGAGAAGTTATTATTCCAGCCCAAAGACTCTGCCATCAAATAATCGCTATATTTGGAGGAAAAACTCCTCATCATTGGTCTAGTGTTGCTGGGGGAGAGACTAAGAAACCTACCGCAGAAACTCGTACCGCTATTCTAGAAAGATTAAATCAAATTGAAGAAACCTTTAAGCAGCATGCTCCAACTATTTTGGGTTACTTAGATGATAATCAAGAATTGAAAGAATATGGAGTAGGTCCTAATAACTTCATATCATATGGCGTTTATCGTGATCCTGATAATCCTGAAGATGAAGATTTATTTTATTTTAAAAGAGGCATTATTTCAAATGGCGAAAAACAAGAATTCAATGTAAAACAGATTACTGAGGATGTTACATATTCATGGTATACTGAAGAAAGCGCAGGAAATCCCGAGGTAGAAATTCCACCTGAACCTCAATATGGTAAACTAACTAGAACAGGTGAGAAAGCATACACATGGGCTAAAGCACCTCGTTATAAAGGTAAAGCATTCGAAGTTGGCCCTCTAGCTAGAATGATAGTTTCAGGACTATACACACCGAAATCCCCGCATGGGGCATCAGTATATGACAGAATTTATGCAAGAGCATTAGAGATTGAGAAATTGATAGAAGCAATGCCTATTTGGGTCAGTAAATTAAAACCGGGTGAACCGACATCTACTAAATACGAGGTTCCAACGAGTGCTTCAGGTTTAGGTTTATGGGAAGCTCCTCGAGGGGCTCTCGGACATTGGATACAAATTGAGGATAAGAAGATTTCAAGATATCAGATAATTACACCGACAGCTTGGAATTGTTCACCTAAAGATAGTTCGGGTCAAAATGGACCTATAGAGCAAGCTTTGATTGGAACCCAGATCACCGATACGGAAAATAAAAAAGAAGTTGTCAACACAATTAGATCATTCGACCCTTGCCTTGCTTGTACTGTTCATCTGATACACGCGGGTAAAGAATTGAAGACTATTTCAATATAG
- a CDS encoding argininosuccinate synthase has protein sequence MAKSSKVVLAYSGGLDSTLLMILLKEKYKFDEVIPVCMDVGQGDDEIRIARERAESLGEKAIFFDTKEEFVNDYIFRCIKANGSYEGYPIGTSMSRVLIATKVAEMAKKHDAEAVAHGCTGKGNDQFRMETTFKYLTPEVRIVAPIRELDLSRPDEEEILKKHGIDPKKRVGTLGGDVNMWSHSIGSGQVEDLKSQYEKDYIWAAPVEKAPDKPTELTLKFEKGVPVDMDGTKDPIEIILKLNEIGGANGVGRIDILEDGIIGLKSRELYEAPAATILLNTHANLEHLILTKEQLRLKREVDSLWADMVYHAMWLHPLRKDLDAFIDSTQKHVTGEITIRLYKGNIETVKRDSPESLFAPELRSIKRGGFDQREATGAVKVYTLPYGLYGKKRR, from the coding sequence TTGGCAAAATCTTCTAAAGTGGTTCTGGCCTATTCGGGCGGCCTAGACTCTACGTTATTAATGATCTTGTTAAAAGAGAAATACAAATTTGATGAAGTCATACCAGTTTGCATGGATGTTGGGCAGGGAGATGATGAGATTCGAATAGCCCGTGAAAGAGCAGAGTCACTTGGGGAAAAGGCTATTTTCTTTGATACAAAGGAAGAATTTGTCAACGACTATATTTTCCGTTGTATAAAGGCAAATGGCAGTTATGAGGGCTATCCCATAGGAACTTCAATGTCTCGTGTGTTAATAGCTACCAAAGTAGCAGAGATGGCAAAAAAGCATGATGCAGAAGCAGTAGCTCACGGATGTACAGGCAAAGGTAATGATCAATTTAGAATGGAGACTACTTTCAAATATTTAACTCCTGAAGTAAGAATTGTAGCTCCAATTAGAGAACTTGACTTATCTAGACCTGATGAAGAGGAGATCTTAAAGAAACACGGAATCGACCCCAAAAAAAGAGTGGGTACACTAGGCGGGGACGTAAATATGTGGTCCCATTCAATTGGGAGCGGACAGGTTGAGGATCTAAAAAGTCAATATGAAAAGGACTATATCTGGGCAGCTCCAGTTGAGAAAGCACCAGATAAACCTACGGAGCTCACGCTGAAATTTGAAAAGGGTGTTCCAGTTGATATGGATGGAACAAAAGATCCAATTGAGATAATCTTAAAGCTCAATGAAATCGGTGGAGCCAATGGAGTTGGCAGAATAGATATTCTGGAAGACGGTATAATTGGGCTTAAATCAAGAGAATTGTATGAAGCGCCCGCTGCAACGATTCTCCTAAATACTCATGCGAATTTGGAACATTTGATCTTGACCAAAGAACAATTGAGATTGAAACGCGAAGTAGATTCTCTTTGGGCGGATATGGTATACCATGCAATGTGGTTGCATCCACTTAGAAAAGATTTAGATGCGTTTATAGACTCCACTCAAAAACATGTTACTGGTGAAATAACTATTAGACTTTACAAAGGTAACATTGAAACAGTAAAGAGAGATTCTCCTGAGTCATTATTTGCTCCTGAATTAAGATCGATAAAAAGAGGCGGATTTGACCAACGTGAAGCAACTGGAGCTGTTAAAGTCTATACTCTACCATATGGACTATATGGTAAAAAAAGAAGATAA
- a CDS encoding ferritin-like domain-containing protein codes for MTSKELLEIMNKGIAREIQVSVQYMWQHVLWKGISGFAVKDELKDIAITEMKHAEAFAERLSYLGGTPTIKPDPINVRDELKDMIEQDKKDEEGAIDLYKQGIEIAMKEGDLVTAELFRDTLEDEEEHHDFFTSLLEDM; via the coding sequence ATGACATCAAAAGAATTGTTGGAAATTATGAATAAAGGAATCGCAAGAGAGATACAAGTATCGGTTCAATACATGTGGCAACATGTTCTTTGGAAAGGTATTAGTGGGTTTGCTGTAAAAGATGAATTGAAGGATATTGCAATAACAGAGATGAAGCATGCTGAAGCATTTGCTGAAAGGCTCTCATATCTCGGCGGAACCCCGACGATAAAACCTGATCCTATCAATGTTAGAGATGAACTAAAGGATATGATTGAACAAGATAAGAAGGATGAGGAAGGAGCAATTGACTTGTATAAGCAGGGAATAGAGATCGCGATGAAAGAGGGTGACTTGGTAACAGCAGAACTTTTTAGAGACACATTGGAAGATGAAGAAGAACACCATGATTTCTTTACGAGTCTGTTAGAAGATATGTAA
- a CDS encoding radical SAM protein: MIRITKLLHGKGTVSELIKRKKAPFDDVPSELLAFTEVNRPLVFWNLTNRCNLLCSQCYINAKSDNSNIEELSTDESKTFIDDLAEMKIPLLMFSGGEPLLRKDLWELASYAKSKGLKTALSSNGTLITKEIAARIKKVGIEYVGISLDGANQKTHDAIRGKPGSFRKSIQALKNCVDIGLKCGVRITTTAENLNEILSLLDLTVKLKIPRFCLYWLVPSGRGRELSRSKNLKKSDVEQILEGLYEKTKELDPKEFEILTVDGPQDGIYILKKMEKENLPGYKDALKLLQLTGDSCSAGIRIANVDPFGNVFVCQFAQLDELKIGNVRDRKFSEIWKDNNNPILSAFRNKIENLSGKCGECDYKELCGGGCRIRAYIQYNDLWAEDPLCPINE; the protein is encoded by the coding sequence TTGATACGGATCACTAAACTTTTGCATGGGAAAGGAACAGTAAGTGAATTAATCAAACGTAAAAAAGCTCCTTTTGATGATGTTCCTAGTGAATTATTGGCTTTCACTGAAGTAAATAGGCCACTAGTATTCTGGAATTTAACAAATAGATGTAATCTGTTATGCTCTCAATGCTATATCAATGCTAAATCAGACAACAGTAATATTGAGGAATTATCAACTGATGAATCTAAAACTTTCATTGATGATCTGGCTGAAATGAAAATTCCTTTATTGATGTTTAGTGGTGGCGAACCGTTACTACGGAAGGATTTATGGGAACTTGCATCTTATGCGAAATCAAAAGGATTGAAAACAGCCTTAAGCAGTAATGGAACACTAATTACAAAAGAAATTGCGGCTAGGATAAAGAAGGTCGGTATTGAATACGTTGGAATTTCATTAGATGGTGCTAACCAAAAGACTCATGATGCAATACGAGGAAAACCTGGAAGCTTTAGGAAATCTATTCAAGCATTGAAAAATTGCGTCGATATTGGTCTGAAGTGCGGTGTAAGAATTACCACGACAGCTGAGAACCTCAACGAAATTTTAAGCTTACTTGATCTAACTGTCAAACTAAAAATTCCAAGATTCTGCTTATATTGGCTCGTCCCTAGCGGAAGGGGTAGGGAACTCTCTCGTTCAAAAAATCTCAAAAAAAGCGATGTTGAACAAATCCTTGAGGGATTATATGAGAAAACAAAAGAACTCGATCCAAAAGAATTCGAAATATTGACTGTTGATGGACCTCAAGATGGTATATACATCTTAAAAAAAATGGAGAAAGAAAATTTGCCAGGATACAAAGATGCTCTAAAGCTTCTCCAATTAACAGGCGACTCTTGTAGTGCGGGGATTCGTATAGCAAATGTTGATCCCTTTGGTAACGTATTTGTCTGTCAATTTGCTCAACTGGATGAATTAAAAATAGGAAACGTTAGGGATCGAAAGTTTAGTGAGATTTGGAAAGACAATAATAATCCAATACTATCTGCTTTCAGAAATAAAATAGAGAATTTGAGTGGAAAATGTGGAGAATGCGATTATAAGGAATTATGCGGCGGGGGATGCAGGATAAGAGCCTATATTCAATATAATGATCTATGGGCCGAGGATCCGTTATGCCCAATAAATGAATAG
- the trxA gene encoding thioredoxin, producing MDELDEIREKKMKEMVEKKESGSKESDSPVDGSDESFDEIIKSNSLVMVDFWAEWCGPCKMVAPVIQTLAKEYAGKALFLKINVDKCPNTASKFGIMSIPTLMIFKEGKAVDQIIGAVPKTLLESKLQSHM from the coding sequence TTGGATGAACTTGATGAAATCCGAGAAAAAAAAATGAAAGAAATGGTGGAAAAAAAAGAATCTGGAAGCAAGGAATCTGACTCTCCTGTAGATGGTTCGGATGAGAGTTTTGATGAGATAATAAAATCCAATTCCTTAGTAATGGTTGATTTTTGGGCTGAATGGTGCGGTCCTTGTAAGATGGTAGCCCCCGTTATCCAAACATTAGCAAAGGAATATGCTGGAAAGGCTCTATTCTTAAAGATTAACGTTGACAAGTGTCCAAATACAGCCTCAAAGTTTGGTATTATGAGCATTCCAACTTTAATGATCTTCAAGGAAGGAAAAGCTGTTGATCAGATAATAGGTGCGGTTCCAAAAACATTACTGGAATCTAAACTTCAAAGCCACATGTAA